One window of the Eucalyptus grandis isolate ANBG69807.140 chromosome 6, ASM1654582v1, whole genome shotgun sequence genome contains the following:
- the LOC104450245 gene encoding probable beta-1,3-galactosyltransferase 2 isoform X2, whose amino-acid sequence MSWKSRGTDSSKSLVSKKWALLLCIGCFWGGMLFSSRIETEPEARDIPRTMNEDGKLKIVSGGCTPKPDGKHESTDILGEVSRTHHAIQTLDKTISNLEMELAAARAAQESILNGSPISDDIKISEPITKRKFLMVVGINTAFSSRKRRDSVRSTWMPQGDKRKKLEEEKGIIIRFVIGHSATSGGILDRAIEAEDKRHGDFLRLEHVEGYLELSAKTKTYFATAVALWDADFYVKVDDDVHVNIATLGATLMRHRSKPRVYIGCMKSGPVLAQKGVRYHEPEHWKFGEEGNRYFRHATGQLYAISKDLATYISINQHVLHKYANEDVSLGSWFIGLDAEHIDDRRLCCGTPPDCEWKAQAGNVCVASFDWSCSGICKSVERMKVVHRRCGEGENVLWSTAF is encoded by the exons ATGTCTTGGAAGAGCAGGGGAACAGACTCTTCAAAGAGCTTGGTCTCTAAGAAATGGGCTCTTTTGCTTTGTATTGGTTGCTTTTGGGGTGGGATGCTCTTCTCCAGCAG GATCGAGACAGAACCGGAAGCTAGAGATATTCCAAGAACAATGAATGAAGATGGAAAGCTAAAGATTGTTTCTGGGGGCTGTACTCCTAAACCC GATGGAAAGCATGAATCGACAGACATTCTGGGTGAAGTTTCAAGGACGCATCATGCTATCCA AACTCTGGATAAAACAATCTCAAACTTGGAAATGGAATTGGCTGCTGCAAGAGCTGCACAGGAGTCAATACTTAATGGTTCTCCTATCTCAGATGACATAAAAATCAGTGAACCAATtacgaaaagaaaatttttaatggtCGTGGGGATTAATACTGCTTTTAGCAGCCGAAAGAGAAGAGACTCTGTTCGCAGTACCTGGATGCCTCAAG GTGACAAGAGaaagaagcttgaagaagagAAGGGCATCATAATCCGCTTTGTGATAGGACACAG TGCTACATCTGGCGGTATTCTCGATAGAGCAATTGAAGcagaagataagaggcatggCGACTTTTTGAGGCTG GAGCATGTGGAGGGTTACCTTGAATTGTCTGCCAAAACAAAGACATACTTCGCAACTGCAGTTGCATTGTGGGATGCAGATTTTTATGTCAAAGTGGATGACGATGTGCATGTAAATATAG CCACACTTGGAGCAACTTTGATGAGGCACAGATCGAAGCCTAGGGTGTATATTGGTTGCATGAAATCTGGTCCAGTCCTTGCTCAGAA GGGTGTGAGGTACCATGAACCGGAGCACTGGAAATTTGGTGAAGAGGGAAACAGATACTTCCGTCATGCTACAGGCCAACTCTATGCTATTTCAAAAGATCTTGCAACCTACATATCAATAAATCA GCATGTGTTGCACAAGTATGCTAACGAGGATGTGTCACTTGGATCATGGTTTATTGGATTGGATGCGGAGCATATTGATGACCGCCGACTTTGTTGCGGTACTCCGCCTG ATTGTGAATGGAAGGCTCAGGCTGGTAATGTCTGCGTTGCATCGTTCGATTGGAGCTGCAGCGGCATATGCAAGTCAGTCGAGAGAATGAAAGTAGTTCATCGGAGATGCGGGGAAGGCGAGAATGTGTTGTGGAGCACAGCTTTCTAA
- the LOC104450245 gene encoding probable beta-1,3-galactosyltransferase 2 isoform X1, with amino-acid sequence MSWKSRGTDSSKSLVSKKWALLLCIGCFWGGMLFSSRIETEPEARDIPRTMNEDGKLKIVSGGCTPKPKDGKHESTDILGEVSRTHHAIQTLDKTISNLEMELAAARAAQESILNGSPISDDIKISEPITKRKFLMVVGINTAFSSRKRRDSVRSTWMPQGDKRKKLEEEKGIIIRFVIGHSATSGGILDRAIEAEDKRHGDFLRLEHVEGYLELSAKTKTYFATAVALWDADFYVKVDDDVHVNIATLGATLMRHRSKPRVYIGCMKSGPVLAQKGVRYHEPEHWKFGEEGNRYFRHATGQLYAISKDLATYISINQHVLHKYANEDVSLGSWFIGLDAEHIDDRRLCCGTPPDCEWKAQAGNVCVASFDWSCSGICKSVERMKVVHRRCGEGENVLWSTAF; translated from the exons ATGTCTTGGAAGAGCAGGGGAACAGACTCTTCAAAGAGCTTGGTCTCTAAGAAATGGGCTCTTTTGCTTTGTATTGGTTGCTTTTGGGGTGGGATGCTCTTCTCCAGCAG GATCGAGACAGAACCGGAAGCTAGAGATATTCCAAGAACAATGAATGAAGATGGAAAGCTAAAGATTGTTTCTGGGGGCTGTACTCCTAAACCC AAGGATGGAAAGCATGAATCGACAGACATTCTGGGTGAAGTTTCAAGGACGCATCATGCTATCCA AACTCTGGATAAAACAATCTCAAACTTGGAAATGGAATTGGCTGCTGCAAGAGCTGCACAGGAGTCAATACTTAATGGTTCTCCTATCTCAGATGACATAAAAATCAGTGAACCAATtacgaaaagaaaatttttaatggtCGTGGGGATTAATACTGCTTTTAGCAGCCGAAAGAGAAGAGACTCTGTTCGCAGTACCTGGATGCCTCAAG GTGACAAGAGaaagaagcttgaagaagagAAGGGCATCATAATCCGCTTTGTGATAGGACACAG TGCTACATCTGGCGGTATTCTCGATAGAGCAATTGAAGcagaagataagaggcatggCGACTTTTTGAGGCTG GAGCATGTGGAGGGTTACCTTGAATTGTCTGCCAAAACAAAGACATACTTCGCAACTGCAGTTGCATTGTGGGATGCAGATTTTTATGTCAAAGTGGATGACGATGTGCATGTAAATATAG CCACACTTGGAGCAACTTTGATGAGGCACAGATCGAAGCCTAGGGTGTATATTGGTTGCATGAAATCTGGTCCAGTCCTTGCTCAGAA GGGTGTGAGGTACCATGAACCGGAGCACTGGAAATTTGGTGAAGAGGGAAACAGATACTTCCGTCATGCTACAGGCCAACTCTATGCTATTTCAAAAGATCTTGCAACCTACATATCAATAAATCA GCATGTGTTGCACAAGTATGCTAACGAGGATGTGTCACTTGGATCATGGTTTATTGGATTGGATGCGGAGCATATTGATGACCGCCGACTTTGTTGCGGTACTCCGCCTG ATTGTGAATGGAAGGCTCAGGCTGGTAATGTCTGCGTTGCATCGTTCGATTGGAGCTGCAGCGGCATATGCAAGTCAGTCGAGAGAATGAAAGTAGTTCATCGGAGATGCGGGGAAGGCGAGAATGTGTTGTGGAGCACAGCTTTCTAA
- the LOC104450246 gene encoding autophagy-related protein 8C-like — protein MSKSSFKLEHPLERRQAEAARIREKYPDRIPVIVEKAERSDIPDIDKKKYLVPADLTVGQFVYVVRKRIKLSAEKAIFIFVKNILPPTAAMMSAIYEEHKDEDGFLYMTYSGENTFGF, from the exons ATGTCCAAGAGTTCCTTCAAGCTGGAACaccctctcg AGAGGAGGCAGGCAGAAGCTGCCCGAATCAGGGAGAAATATCCTGACAGAATACCA GTCATTGTGGAGAAAGCTGAAAGGAGTGACATTCCAGATATTGACAAAAAGAA GTATCTGGTTCCTGCTGATCTTACCGTTGGGCAATTTGTTTACGTTGTCCGAAAGAGGATCAAGCTTAGTGCTGAGAAGGCCATATTCATCTTTGTTAAGAATATCTTGCCACCTACTG CTGCTATGATGTCTGCAATCTATGAGGAGCACAAAGATGAAGATGGTTTCCTTTACATGACTTATAGCGGCGAGAACACATTTGGATTTTGA